A single genomic interval of Candidatus Methylomirabilota bacterium harbors:
- a CDS encoding tyrosine-type recombinase/integrase: ILSLQWRQVDLNAGTVRLEPGTTKNREGRTFIMTPMVRATLEQQRAHTEALQREQGRIIPWVFHREGEPIRGFRRSWKTACKKAGQPGRIPHDFRRTAVRNLERAGVPRSTAMKMVGHKTEAIYRRYAIVDEVMMREGAEKLARYESGNGLENLGKLAEQGKDLGKVTVNPTLQGNLPTAKSLDSRGGG; the protein is encoded by the coding sequence GATCCTTTCCCTACAGTGGCGACAGGTGGACCTCAATGCCGGTACAGTACGACTGGAGCCTGGCACGACCAAGAACCGCGAGGGACGCACCTTCATCATGACCCCGATGGTCCGGGCTACACTGGAGCAACAGAGAGCCCACACCGAGGCCCTACAGCGGGAGCAGGGACGGATCATCCCTTGGGTGTTTCATCGTGAGGGAGAGCCAATCAGGGGCTTTCGTCGATCATGGAAAACAGCCTGTAAGAAGGCGGGGCAACCAGGACGTATTCCCCACGATTTCAGAAGGACGGCTGTACGGAACCTCGAACGGGCTGGCGTCCCCCGCTCCACGGCGATGAAAATGGTGGGTCACAAGACCGAGGCCATCTACCGTCGCTATGCCATCGTGGATGAAGTCATGATGCGGGAGGGGGCTGAGAAACTAGCCAGGTATGAGAGTGGAAACGGGCTGGAAAATTTGGGCAAACTAGCCGAACAGGGCAAAGATTTGGGCAAAGTGACTGTGAATCCGACTCTTCAGGGAAACCTTCCTACTGCTAAGTCGCTGGATTCACGTGGTGGAGGGTAG
- the nfi gene encoding deoxyribonuclease V (cleaves DNA at apurinic or apyrimidinic sites): MNVRRLHRWDVPPAEATRIQQVLRRRLDVRDYRGAIHTVAGLDVSYDKHSSTVYAAVIVMHLKNHQILETATAVSQATFPYIPGLLSFRESPAVLKAFKQIHHRPDCLLCDGQGIAHPRRFGLACHLGLLLNLPSIGCAKSLLVGEYREPAQHRGSSQLLYDKGEQVGIILRTRDRVEPVYVSPGYRMSFDRARKVVLRASGDYRLPEPTRQAHLLVNALRRHANRSALRSHRSSRSEKSVETIARRVQRQDAGHQVRSSKGGKAFYPTSKQTHLGRH, encoded by the coding sequence ATGAATGTTCGACGCCTCCACCGTTGGGATGTCCCACCCGCCGAGGCAACCCGGATTCAGCAGGTGCTCAGACGGCGCCTGGACGTCAGAGACTATCGCGGAGCCATCCACACCGTCGCCGGACTGGATGTCTCTTATGACAAGCACTCCTCCACGGTCTACGCCGCGGTGATCGTGATGCATCTCAAGAATCATCAGATCCTGGAAACGGCCACCGCGGTGAGTCAGGCCACCTTTCCGTACATCCCAGGCCTGCTCTCATTCCGCGAGTCTCCGGCCGTCCTGAAAGCCTTCAAGCAGATTCACCACCGGCCCGATTGTCTTCTCTGTGATGGACAGGGGATCGCACATCCCCGGCGGTTCGGCCTAGCCTGCCACTTGGGTTTGTTGCTGAACCTCCCATCCATTGGCTGCGCCAAGAGCCTTCTCGTGGGGGAATATCGCGAGCCAGCGCAACACCGAGGGAGTTCTCAGCTTCTTTACGACAAAGGGGAACAGGTAGGGATCATACTGCGAACCAGGGATAGGGTCGAACCGGTCTACGTCTCTCCCGGCTATCGGATGAGCTTCGACCGGGCGCGCAAGGTTGTTCTGCGGGCGAGCGGAGACTACCGGCTTCCCGAGCCGACCCGCCAGGCCCATCTCCTGGTGAACGCACTGCGGCGACATGCCAATCGATCCGCGTTGAGGTCTCACCGGAGTTCTCGATCAGAAAAGAGTGTTGAAACCATAGCTCGTCGGGTCCAGAGACAAGACGCGGGCCACCAAGTTCGGTCGAGCAAAGGGGGGAAGGCCTTTTATCCGACCTCAAAACAAACGCATCTGGGAAGACACTGA
- the thiO gene encoding glycine oxidase ThiO yields the protein MKTADVLIIGGGIIGCSIAAELSRAQVRVLLLERDRIGCEASGEAAGMLAPQAEDIPSGPFLDHCLKSREMFGPLQELLKEETGIDIEYVRSGILYLLLTEDDEFQGRRMFDEQRARGLKVERWDRQQVLEAEPQVTPTVRGAFYFPDDHQVQNARMVRALSILGAQRGVQIMEGAPVTGFVRDKDRVLGVRSVAETYYAGKVVIAAGAWSGGIGELPDQQIPIQPARGQLLSLETRGDFFRHILYTREAYLVPRPNAELIVGSTVEFAGFEKHVTVGGIEALLAAARRLVPALGSRPILKAWAGFRPWTPDELPYLGDVPGSPGLYIASGHYRNGILLAPVTGQLMAELLLEEQSSLPLDPFRLNR from the coding sequence ATGAAGACGGCGGATGTCCTGATCATCGGTGGGGGCATCATCGGCTGTTCGATCGCCGCCGAACTGTCGCGAGCCCAGGTCCGGGTTCTCCTGCTCGAACGGGATCGGATCGGGTGTGAGGCCTCGGGAGAGGCCGCAGGAATGCTGGCCCCTCAGGCCGAAGACATTCCCTCCGGTCCGTTTCTGGACCACTGCCTCAAAAGCCGGGAGATGTTTGGCCCGCTGCAGGAGTTGCTCAAGGAAGAGACCGGAATCGATATCGAATACGTCCGCTCCGGAATTCTCTATCTCCTCCTGACCGAGGATGATGAGTTCCAGGGAAGGCGGATGTTTGATGAGCAACGCGCCCGCGGACTCAAAGTGGAACGGTGGGATCGCCAGCAAGTGCTGGAGGCTGAACCCCAGGTGACCCCCACAGTTCGGGGAGCTTTCTACTTCCCCGACGATCACCAGGTCCAGAACGCTCGCATGGTTCGGGCCCTGTCCATCCTCGGAGCCCAACGAGGGGTCCAAATTATGGAAGGAGCACCCGTCACCGGTTTCGTGCGGGATAAGGATAGGGTACTCGGGGTTCGCTCCGTCGCCGAGACCTACTATGCAGGGAAGGTGGTTATCGCCGCCGGGGCCTGGTCAGGAGGCATCGGTGAGCTCCCAGATCAGCAGATCCCCATCCAGCCGGCCCGCGGGCAACTCCTCTCTCTGGAAACCCGAGGGGATTTCTTTCGTCACATCCTCTACACGCGAGAGGCCTATCTGGTCCCACGCCCCAACGCGGAGTTGATCGTCGGGAGCACCGTGGAGTTTGCCGGATTTGAAAAACACGTGACGGTCGGTGGCATTGAGGCTCTCCTAGCAGCGGCGAGGCGACTTGTCCCTGCCCTGGGAAGCCGGCCGATCCTCAAGGCCTGGGCAGGTTTTCGTCCCTGGACTCCCGACGAGCTGCCGTATCTTGGCGATGTGCCAGGCTCTCCGGGTCTCTATATCGCCTCAGGTCATTACCGGAATGGGATCCTGTTGGCCCCGGTGACTGGCCAGCTCATGGCCGAGTTGCTCCTTGAGGAGCAGTCTTCTCTTCCCCTGGACCCCTTTCGACTGAACCGATGA